In Candidatus Eisenbacteria bacterium, the sequence TCTTCCCCGCGGGCACGCGCGGCCAGGTGCGCGACCGCCTGTTCTCGAGCGCCAACTACTACGCGCAGGAGAAGGTGGAGGAAGTGGCGGGCAAGGACTGGGCGGATCCAGAGCTCAGCATCGGTCGCCACCCCGTCGCCGACTTCGAGACGCTGGGAACGAACCGCACCTGGCTCCGCTTCTACCAGGTCGACGTCATGGCGGTCCCGCTCGACAACCTTCGAAAAGTCACCGTGACCGTGAACTGGAGATACCAGGACATGGATCGCTCGGTGAGCACCGTGACGTACGTGAGGCGATGATGATGCCGCTGCCCAAGCACCTGATCCGAGGCCAGGGACGGCACGCTCCCCGCGGGTTCACGCTCATCGAGCTGATGATCACGCTGACCGTCCTCGCGGCGGTGATGGTGATCCTGCTGGTGATGATGCGCGCCGCACAGAGCAGCAAGGTGAGCACGTCGAACCAGATCGAAGCCTCGCAGGCTGCCCGCGTGGCGCTCGACATGCTGACCCGCGACCTGCGAAGCGCCGGTTACGGCGTGGATCGTTACTACGCCGCCGCCCCCCAGCCCCCCATCGCCTACATCGATTCGTTGCAGGTGCTGATCAACGCCGACCTGCAGCCCGCGACGGCAGGCACGGACACGGTGCCCAAGTCGCCGCTCGCCTACAACCCGAGCGGCTCACCGCGTCCCTTCCCGCTGAACGGCACCGTCTGGCAGCCGCCGATCAAGTACCGGCGTGGCGCCGAGGTCGTGCGCTGGACGCTGGACGTGGACAACGACGGGCAGGTCAACGCGAGCGACATCGCCCACGCGAACGGCATCGACGCGCGGCGGACCCCGAACCCCAACGACTACGTCCTGGTCCGGCAGATCTATGGCGATTCGACCGGCGACATCGCCAGCTACAACGGTGGCCAGACGGAGCGAGTGACCCTGGTGCGCCGGCCCGGCGGCACCGTTCCCGCGATGTTCCAGGTCTATCTGGAAGGAAGCAAAACGCCCTGGGACTGGTCGAACGGGCCACTGCCGGTCACCAAGCTCTCGGCGATCGAGCGCATCATGGTCGAGGTCGTCGCTCCCGCCGCACGACCCGACAAGAAGGGCAACTACGCCGAGTCGCGCATGCGGACCGAGATCAACTCGATCCGCAACGTGCCCAACTTCGGCATGGAGGAGTATCCGGTCGACGGCTACGTCTTCAACGACGTGAACGGCAACGGCACCCAGCAGGTCGCGACCGAGCCCGGGATCCCTGGCGCCTTCGTCAGGTGCGGCTCGTACTCGACCACGACCGCGGCCAACGGGTACTACCTGTTCCGGGTGCGCTCCGGCACCTATACCGTCAAGCACACCTCGGCCCCGGGTTACCATGGCACGAACACGCCGGACAGCACCGTGGTCAATCTCGGCCCCGCCGCGAGCGCCACCGCCACCGTGAACTTCGCGGACGCGGCGACGCCGGGCGGCTGGGTCTACGTGATGACCTACGAGGATTTGAACGCGGACGGTATTCGCGACGCCGGCGAGCCGGGACTCCAGAACGTGCGCCTCCAGATGTCGCCCGGCGGCGAGATCGGCTACACCGCCAGCTCCGGCACGGCCACGCTGTTCGCGGAGACGGGAAGCTTCACGGTGACCGCCTCCGCCCCCGATTCCTTCACGTTCACGACCCTCAATCCGGTCACGGGAAGCATGACCGATGGAGGCTCGGCGTCCATCGAGTTCGGCCTCACCAAGACCGCGGTTGGCACGATCCAGGGCACCGTGTATCGCGACAACAACCGAGACGGCGTGATGAACAGCGGAGAGCCCGGCATCGCCAACGTGTGGGTGGGCGTGACCAAGGATGGAGGTCTGACGATCCAGGGCTACAAGTACACCGACGGCGCCGGCAACTACAGCGTCGACGTGCCGATCAACTCGCCGCCCGCGACCACCCCTTACGCGATCATGGTGATCATTCCGCCCGGCTTCTACCCGACATCGACCACTTCGATCTCGCCGATCTGGGTCACCGCGGGCTCGACTCAGACCAACAAGAACTTCGGCATGTCCGCTTACCAGGTCATCGTGCTCAACGCCAGCCGAGTCCTGAGCCTCGCCAGCCGCGACCTGATCGAGAAACAGGGCAGCGACAACGGCGGCACCGGCGCGCGGCGGGACCCTGACATCGTGCTGGGCGCCGATGCCGGCGGCACCGACAACGTATCGATCTGGTACAACCAGTACGACAGCACGCCGATCTTCGATCCCAACCCTTCGTATACCCGCAATGCGCCGCAATCGGTGCTGTCGGTCGCGCTCGACACCCTCGACAGCGACGTGCCCAAGGCGCGGCCCGATCTGGTCACGGGAACACGGAAGGCGACTCCCGGCAACTTCTTCGTCTGGCTCAACCAGAACTCGGGCGGCAACGAGGGCTATTACGGCACGACCTATAACCAGGCCTACACCACGTCCAATCTCGGCGACGTGCAGTCGGTGCTGACTCTCGACTGCGCGGGATCGTCCACCAATGATCAGGTGGACATCCTGGTCGGGACCAAGTCGCCGACGGCGAACCAGGGCTCGGTCGAGCTGTGGCTCAGCAACAACGCGACCACGCCCATCTACTCACGTCTCGAGACCTATCCGACCTCGGGAGGCCTGGCGGCGGCGTCCATGGGCGAGGTCAACGCCATGACCGCCGCCGACGTGAACGGCGACGGCCTCAAAGATTTGATCGTAGGCACCAAGACCGGAAGCTACACCGGCCAGCTCATGATCTTCCGCAACAACGGCAAGTCCTCCGGTTCCTCGCGCTTCACCTTGGCGCAATCGTTCCCGTTGCTCGGCGCCGTGACCTGCATCGCCGCCACCAAAGTGGACTACGACTCGCTGACCGACATCATCGTCGGGCTCCAGACCGGCGTGGGCGCCGGGCAGCTCCAGGAGTTCAAGAACTTGATGTTCGCCGGCGTGATCAACTTCGCCTATCAGCGCTCCTACATCGCACCGGGTATTCCGCTGTCGCTGGTGGCCGCCGACCTCGGCGGCGTGGTCGGGCACGACGACCTGGCCATGGGCTGGCGCGAGAACGAGACCAGCTACGTGGGCGGGCTCCGCGTCTTGTCGATGGACTCCGGCCGGCTGCCCGCGGTCGACAGCGACCCCTCCGCCGGCTCGGTGATCAACATGGTGCCGGCGCTGACCGTCAACAACTTCAACTTCGGGACACAACCCGTCACGCCGTTGCCGCCTTACCTCACCGATGTGGCCGCCGGCATCAAGGTGACAGCTCTGACGGGCGCCCTGGTGGTGTTCATCCGATGATTCCACGACGCTCTAATCCAGCTCCGAAGATCGCGCGCGGCGAGCGCGGGATCGCGCTGATCATGGCTCTGATGGTGCTGCTGGCCATGTCGCTGCTTGCCGTGCTGCTCATGGTGTCGCTGCAGGTGGAAACCAAGATCGCCGGCCACAGCGCGCGTCACGCCTCGGCGCTCAACATCGCCGAGGCCGGAGTGGGCGAGGCGCTCTCGCGCATTCGTAACGGCGACATTCCCAATACGCTGAACCCCCGCACGGTCGGGCAGATCTTCCTGGCCAATCCGGGCAGCATTCCGCCGGTCGGCGCCGATACGTTCGCCATGGGAACCGGTCAGCCCGCGGGTGAATGGCTGGACTACAGCACGGCCAACAAGACCGCTGACGTGCTCACGGTGCGCTACAAGACGGACGCGGCGCGCACCGTGATCTACCGCTATGACCAGAATCTGAACCCGCCGATCAACTACCTGACCGGATTCCCGATCTGGGTGGTCACGGCTCGCGGGAGGAAAGGCAACGACATCCGGCGCATCGAGACCGAGGTCGTGCCACGCCCCTACAACGTGATCTGCAACGCGGCGATGTCGGCCAAGAAGGGCATCGACTTCTCGGGCAGCGCCGAGGTCTGCGGCTACAACCACCGCCTCGACACGCCGTCCTATACCGATGGCGTCCATGGTGCCCCAGCGGGCCCCAATGGGCCTTGTGTCCCGTGGGAATTGAATGTCGCGGACCTTCCGGGAAGCTGGAGCGAAGAGCCGATCACCAGCGGCGGCTCGGCGGAACAGGGCGGCAATCCGGTGAAGAACAGCGACAACAACGGCGCCGGTTTCTACACCGGGCCGTGGGACGCCCTCGGCCTCACTCAGGCCGAGTTCTGGGCGTGGATCGGCCCGCCGATCACCATTCCCCCCCTCACGCCAAATGGGATCTTCTACCTGGACAACAACGCCACGCACCAGGACCAGTCGGGCATATTCGCCTACAACGGCGCCAACGGTGAGGGCTTCCTCTACATCGATGGCGACGCGACCCTCAACGGCAACTTCACGTTCCGCGGCCTGATCTACATCGAGGGTGACCTGAAGGTCAACGGCAACACCTGGATCCTGGGCGCGCTCATCGTGCGAGGGAAGGGTCCGATCAAGATCGCCAGCGGAAGCTGCGTGGTGCTCTACAGTCGCGACGCCGTCCAGCAGAACATCACCAAGTACGGTCAGCAGTTCATGACGCTGGCGTGGCGCGAAATCCCCTGACGCTTGACCTTCCGCGGGTCCCCGCCTAACGTCCGGCCCCGAAGGCAACGACGGGGACGAGCAGGCAGGCGGAGCGCACCATCGCCCCAACGGTTCGATCGTGGGGCGATTTCCTTTTGGCGGCGGGGAGAGCATTCATGGCCGGCTATCGGGACACGCTGAACCTTCCGCGCACCGATTTCCCCATGAAGGCGGACCTGGTGAAGCGCGAGCCCGAGCGCCTTTCGTGGTGGGAGACGCATGGGTTCTACGGCCGTCTCCGCGATGCCCGTCGCGGGCGCCAGGTGCACCTGCTGCACGATGGCCCTCCTTACTCCAACGATCACATCCACATGGGCACCGCGTCGAACAAGATCTGGAAGGACGCGGTGGTGCGCGCCGCTTCACTGATGGGGTACGACTCCCCTTACGTGCCCGGCTGGGACAACCACGGCATGCCGATCGAGGTCCGGGTGGCGCGCGAGTTCCGTGAGAAGAAGGTCGAGCCCGACCGCGTCACGCTGCGCAAGCGTTGCCGCGAGTTCGCGCAGCACTGGGTCGGCGTTCATCGCCAGGAATTCCAGCGTCTGGGGATCTGGGGAGAATGGGAGCATCCCTACCTCACCATGGACCCGCACTTCGAAGCCGCGATCCTCGAGACCTTCGGAGCGCTGGTGCGGAAAGGATTCGTGCAGCGAGGACTGCGCTCGATCCACTGGTGTCCCACCGATCGCACGGCCCTCGCCGAGGCGGAGATCGAATACCAGGACGATCCCTCCCCGTCGATCCTGGTGGCGTTCCCGCTGCGTGAGGATCCGCGCGGACTGCTGGGCTCCTCTTCGAGCGTGAGCGCCGTGGCGTGGACGACCACCCCTTGGACGCTGCCCGCCAATCGCGCGCTGATGGTGGATCCCGACGCCGAATACGTGGTCGCCGAGATTTCGAATCGGCGCTTGCTGATCGCCAAGGCACGGCTCGAGAGCGTGGCGGAGACGCTGGGCGCGCCGGGACCAACGATCGACCGCGGCGTGCGGGGGCGCGATCTCATCGGCCTCATCTTCGAAGCCCCCTGGGGCAACGACTCACGGATCGTCGACGGCACGCCGTACGTGAGCCTCGAGGAAGGCACCGGGCTGGTCCACACCGCTCCCGGTCACGGCAAAGAGGACTTCGTGGTCGGGCAACGCGCGGGGCTCGAGGTCGCGAGCCCGGTGGACGAAGCCGGCCGATTCACAGCCGGCGCCGAGCCATTCGTGGGGCGAAGCGTGCTCGAAGCGAACGATGACATCATCGCCTGGCTTCGCGAGCGCGGCCGGCTGCTGTCGGCCACCACGTTCCGCCACGCCTATCCTCACTGCTGGCGTTGCCATCAGCCCGTGATCTTCCGGGCCACCAAGCAGTGGTTCATGATCATCGATCATGACGGGCACCGTGATCGCGCCCTCGAGATCATCGACGAGAACGTGCGATGGGAGCCCGCTTCGTCGCGCAACCGCATCCGCGACGCGGTCCGGCTGCGCCCCGACTGGTGCCTCTCGCGCCAGCGCAGCTGGGGCGTGGGGATCCCGGCGCTCTACTGCGAAGGTTGTGAGGAAGGCTGGCTCGACGCCGGGGTCGTGGATCGCGCCGCCGCGCTCACGCGTGAGCACGGCTCGGACGTGTGGTTCGAACGTCCGGTCACCGACTTCGTGACGCCCGGACTTCGCTGCCCCCGCTGCGGAGGGAGTGGTCCGTTCCGCAAGGAGACCGACATCCTCGACGTGTGGTTCGACTCGGGATCGACTCACCGCGCGATCCAGACCACGCATCCCGAGCTCGCGCCTCCGTGGAAGCAGGCGCTCGCCGGTGGAAGAGTGATCTACTTCGAGGGCCCCGATCAGCATCGCGGCTGGTTCAACTCGTCACTGATGGTCGGTGTCGGAATCGAGCGCCGGGCGCCGTTCACGGACGTGCTCACCCACGGGTGGGTGCTGGACGCCGAGGGCCGGGCGATGCACAAGTCGCTGGGGAACGTGGTGTCCCCGCTCAAGGTGATCGATCGCCTGGGGGCGGACATCGTGCGGTGGTGGGCGCTCTCCACCGACTGGCGCTCGGATGTCCGCGTGGGCGACGAGATCCTCCAGCGCGTGGCCGACGCCTACCGCAAGATCCGGAACACCTTCCGCTTCCTGCTTGGAAATCTTCACGATTTCGATCCGTCGCTCGCGGTTCCTGTCGCCGAGATCCAGCGCGTGGACCAGGCCTTCGCGGCTCACCTGGCGTTCCGGGTCGCGCGCATGCGTCAGGACTACGAACGCCACGCCTTCCATCGCGTCGCCGACTCCCTGCTCGAGCTTTGCACCGTGGATCTCTCCTCGGTGTTCCTGGACGTCACCAAGGACCGGCTCTACACGCTCTCGGCCTCCGACTTGGCACGCCGCTCCGCGCAGACGGTGCTATGGAGCGCGCTCCACGATCTGACGATCGCGGCCTCTCCGCTCCTGGTCTTCACCGCCGAGGAGGTCTGGCAGAGCCACCCTTCGCTCCGCGAGGAACAGGACAGCGTCCATCTGGCCGAATGGCCCGCCGTCCGCCAGGTCGAGGGAACCGAAGAAGCCTGGGCCGCGCTCAACGCGCTGCGAGCGGCCGTCAACTCCGCGCTCGAGCCCATGCGGGCGGCCAAGACGCTGGCGACGACCCAGGAAGCCGACGTTCGGATCACCGGCCCGCCCGAGACCATCGCGCGGCTGGAGCCCTACCGGGACGAGCTGGCGGGCTTTCTCATGGTGGCCCGTGGGACCCTGGTGGCCGACTCCGGGGTAAGCGAGATGCAGATCCGCGCCGAGCGAACGTCATGGACTCGCTGTGAGCGATGCTGGACTCATCGCGAAGACGTGGAACAGCGCGCCGGTGGCGATCCACTGTGCTCGCGATGTCTGACCGTTCTGCAAACCTTGCCATCGACCGCTCGCTGAGAGCTGTCGGATGTTCAGATGTTGTCCAGAAAACGTTGCAGAACGGCTCGTCTGGGCTCGTCTGGAATCCAGCCGAAAAAAATAAGATCGTGTCCCGAAGGAGGGCATCTATCCTGGTGTCATTCGGGATGTGCCTGGGGGGGCTAGTTCAACGAAACTCGCGTGCGGCCCGCGATTCAGCGAACGACGTCCCCCCTTAAAACTAGCGGCGCCTCGTGCTCGTGCACGAGGCGCTTCGCATTGGTGTCAACGTCCCGGATCTAGACCCCTTCACGAATCAGAAATCAATCCTCGCTGCCAGCTTCAGGCCTTTGGCGCCTGGAATGGGCTGAAGCTCGATACCTGCCGTCAGTCCCTTGCTCTCGAAGCGCGGAAAGAACACCGCCGCGTCGATGGCGCTGACGATCCAGAAGGCCGCGGCGGTGACCTGAAGCGTGTTCCTGACGTCCCGCGCTTCCTCCACGCGGGCCACGGCTTCTTCCCATTCCTCGAGCGTCTCGGCGTCGTCGATTTCCTCCTGCCGATCGACGTAGGCAACCTGGGCGGCGATCGAACCGCCGAAGGCCAGGACCGCACCCGTCATGTAGATCCAGCCCGCCGTCGGTCGCTGCGAATAGAACTGTCCCCATCCGGGGAGCCCTACTGAACGGAGGACGGCGCGGGTCTTGGTCTTGGGGTTGAGGCTGATCCAGACCGTGTCGTGGCTGGCCCCGTCGTGCTCGATGGTGCGTTGCCATCGCTCGAAGGCGGGATCGACGGCCCTTATTTCATAGCGTCCGGCGAGGGTATTCCTGAGGGTCAGGGGCGTCCGCCCCCTCAGCAGGCGGTCCCCCTTCAAGCGGCAGGTGGCCCCCGAAGGCCGCGAGACCACGGTCACGCTCGCGGACGGCGGCAAGTCCCCCTGCCCCCATGCGGTTCGAGGGAAGCATGCGATCGAGGCCGCCAGGCACCCGAGAGCCGCGAGGACCGATGCGAATCGAGACGCTCTCACTTGCCTTCGACGCTAACGATCGACGGGAAGGCCGGTCAAGCGCCGGTCGATGCCTCGTCGCTCTCCTCGCCCTCGTCGACGGCGGGGGCGCCCGGGTGGCGGAACCGCTCGGCCTCGATCCCGTGCTTGCGCAAAAGGTCATGGAAGGTCGGACGACTGACCTCGATGTCCCGTGCCGCGCGCGTGATGTTGCCGGCATTGCGGGTCAGGGCATCGACCAGCAGGCGGCGTTCGGCGTCGTCTCGCGCCTCCTGGAGCGTGCGTGGACTCTCTTCCATGGGCTCGGCCAGCTCGAGGTCCTCGGGCCGCAGATAGGCGTCGCGGGCCAGGATCACCCCGCGCTGGACGCGGTTCTCGAGCTCGCGGACGTTTCCCGGCCAGGGGTGCGCCTGGATCGCGCGCAGGGCGGCGCGCGTGAAGCCGCGGATGCGTCGCTTGTGATGCTTCGAGTAGAACTCCAGGAAGTACTCCGCCAGCATCCGCACGTCGTCTCCGCGCTCGCGGAGCGGCGGGGCCTGGATCGTCAGCACGCTCAGCCGATAGAAGACGTCCTCGCGGAATCCGCCGGCGGCGATCGCCGCCTTGAGATCGCGGTTGGTGGCGGCCACGACGCGGGCATCCACCCGGATCGGCTCCCGCCCGCCGACTCGCTCGATGATGTGGTCCTGCAGGAAGCGCAACAGCTTGACCTGGAGCTGCACCGGGAGCTCGCCGATCTCGTCGAGGAAGATCGTCCCCCCGCTGGCGAGCTCGAACTTCCCCTCCCGCGTCCGGTACGCGTCGGTGAAGGCGCCGCGCTCGTGACCGAACAGCTCGCTCTCGAGCAGCGCGTCCGGGATGGCGCCGCAGCTGATCGGAATGAAGGGTCCGTCCTTGCGCCGGCTGGCCTGGTGGATCGCGTGCGCGACCAGCTCCTTGCCGGTCCCGTTTTCCCCCAGCACCAGTACGGTGGCGTCGGTCGGGGCCACTCGCTGGATCAGCGAGAAGACCTTGCGCATCGGCTCCGACTCGCCCACGAGCCGGTGGTAGCGCTTGCGGCCCACCGGAACTCCGGGCGAGCTCTGCGCTTCGATGCGGTGCACGTGGAAGGCGCGCCGGAGGATGGTCTTCAGCTCTTCGAGCTGGATCGGCTTCGCATACCAGTCCACCGCTCCGCGGCGGATGGCGCTGAGCGCGTTCTCGCGACTATCGTTGCCGGTCACCATGATCACCTTGGTCATGGGATAGGCGTCCACGATCTCGTCCAGCAGCGCCATGCCCGCCTCGCGCTCCGCGCCGCGCACGCCGAGGGCCAGATCCAGCGTCACGACCGCCGGGCGCGCTTCGCGCAGCAGTCTCACCGCGTCGTCGGCGGTGGCGGCGGTGTAGACCTCGTACTCCTCGGAGAGACCCCACTTCAGCTGGCTCAGGATCGATTGCTCGTCGTCCACGATGAGGATCTTGTCGCGCGACATCAGTGTCCTCCTGACGGCGTTCCGTTCGGCCGCTCGGGCAAGCTCACCTCGAAACGTGTGCCGCTTCCTGGCCGACTCTCGACCCGGATGGTTCCGCCATGCGCCTCCACGATCGCCTTGCTCTGCATCAACCCGATGCCCAG encodes:
- a CDS encoding PilX N-terminal domain-containing pilus assembly protein, with protein sequence MIPRRSNPAPKIARGERGIALIMALMVLLAMSLLAVLLMVSLQVETKIAGHSARHASALNIAEAGVGEALSRIRNGDIPNTLNPRTVGQIFLANPGSIPPVGADTFAMGTGQPAGEWLDYSTANKTADVLTVRYKTDAARTVIYRYDQNLNPPINYLTGFPIWVVTARGRKGNDIRRIETEVVPRPYNVICNAAMSAKKGIDFSGSAEVCGYNHRLDTPSYTDGVHGAPAGPNGPCVPWELNVADLPGSWSEEPITSGGSAEQGGNPVKNSDNNGAGFYTGPWDALGLTQAEFWAWIGPPITIPPLTPNGIFYLDNNATHQDQSGIFAYNGANGEGFLYIDGDATLNGNFTFRGLIYIEGDLKVNGNTWILGALIVRGKGPIKIASGSCVVLYSRDAVQQNITKYGQQFMTLAWREIP
- a CDS encoding SdrD B-like domain-containing protein produces the protein MMPLPKHLIRGQGRHAPRGFTLIELMITLTVLAAVMVILLVMMRAAQSSKVSTSNQIEASQAARVALDMLTRDLRSAGYGVDRYYAAAPQPPIAYIDSLQVLINADLQPATAGTDTVPKSPLAYNPSGSPRPFPLNGTVWQPPIKYRRGAEVVRWTLDVDNDGQVNASDIAHANGIDARRTPNPNDYVLVRQIYGDSTGDIASYNGGQTERVTLVRRPGGTVPAMFQVYLEGSKTPWDWSNGPLPVTKLSAIERIMVEVVAPAARPDKKGNYAESRMRTEINSIRNVPNFGMEEYPVDGYVFNDVNGNGTQQVATEPGIPGAFVRCGSYSTTTAANGYYLFRVRSGTYTVKHTSAPGYHGTNTPDSTVVNLGPAASATATVNFADAATPGGWVYVMTYEDLNADGIRDAGEPGLQNVRLQMSPGGEIGYTASSGTATLFAETGSFTVTASAPDSFTFTTLNPVTGSMTDGGSASIEFGLTKTAVGTIQGTVYRDNNRDGVMNSGEPGIANVWVGVTKDGGLTIQGYKYTDGAGNYSVDVPINSPPATTPYAIMVIIPPGFYPTSTTSISPIWVTAGSTQTNKNFGMSAYQVIVLNASRVLSLASRDLIEKQGSDNGGTGARRDPDIVLGADAGGTDNVSIWYNQYDSTPIFDPNPSYTRNAPQSVLSVALDTLDSDVPKARPDLVTGTRKATPGNFFVWLNQNSGGNEGYYGTTYNQAYTTSNLGDVQSVLTLDCAGSSTNDQVDILVGTKSPTANQGSVELWLSNNATTPIYSRLETYPTSGGLAAASMGEVNAMTAADVNGDGLKDLIVGTKTGSYTGQLMIFRNNGKSSGSSRFTLAQSFPLLGAVTCIAATKVDYDSLTDIIVGLQTGVGAGQLQEFKNLMFAGVINFAYQRSYIAPGIPLSLVAADLGGVVGHDDLAMGWRENETSYVGGLRVLSMDSGRLPAVDSDPSAGSVINMVPALTVNNFNFGTQPVTPLPPYLTDVAAGIKVTALTGALVVFIR
- a CDS encoding PEGA domain-containing protein, encoding MPPSASVTVVSRPSGATCRLKGDRLLRGRTPLTLRNTLAGRYEIRAVDPAFERWQRTIEHDGASHDTVWISLNPKTKTRAVLRSVGLPGWGQFYSQRPTAGWIYMTGAVLAFGGSIAAQVAYVDRQEEIDDAETLEEWEEAVARVEEARDVRNTLQVTAAAFWIVSAIDAAVFFPRFESKGLTAGIELQPIPGAKGLKLAARIDF
- the prsR gene encoding PEP-CTERM-box response regulator transcription factor: MSRDKILIVDDEQSILSQLKWGLSEEYEVYTAATADDAVRLLREARPAVVTLDLALGVRGAEREAGMALLDEIVDAYPMTKVIMVTGNDSRENALSAIRRGAVDWYAKPIQLEELKTILRRAFHVHRIEAQSSPGVPVGRKRYHRLVGESEPMRKVFSLIQRVAPTDATVLVLGENGTGKELVAHAIHQASRRKDGPFIPISCGAIPDALLESELFGHERGAFTDAYRTREGKFELASGGTIFLDEIGELPVQLQVKLLRFLQDHIIERVGGREPIRVDARVVAATNRDLKAAIAAGGFREDVFYRLSVLTIQAPPLRERGDDVRMLAEYFLEFYSKHHKRRIRGFTRAALRAIQAHPWPGNVRELENRVQRGVILARDAYLRPEDLELAEPMEESPRTLQEARDDAERRLLVDALTRNAGNITRAARDIEVSRPTFHDLLRKHGIEAERFRHPGAPAVDEGEESDEASTGA
- a CDS encoding prepilin-type N-terminal cleavage/methylation domain-containing protein yields the protein MRPPRSSAQCPGSDRGVTLVELMMALVILSIGLMAVSQLFPAGTRGQVRDRLFSSANYYAQEKVEEVAGKDWADPELSIGRHPVADFETLGTNRTWLRFYQVDVMAVPLDNLRKVTVTVNWRYQDMDRSVSTVTYVRR
- the ileS gene encoding isoleucine--tRNA ligase — encoded protein: MAGYRDTLNLPRTDFPMKADLVKREPERLSWWETHGFYGRLRDARRGRQVHLLHDGPPYSNDHIHMGTASNKIWKDAVVRAASLMGYDSPYVPGWDNHGMPIEVRVAREFREKKVEPDRVTLRKRCREFAQHWVGVHRQEFQRLGIWGEWEHPYLTMDPHFEAAILETFGALVRKGFVQRGLRSIHWCPTDRTALAEAEIEYQDDPSPSILVAFPLREDPRGLLGSSSSVSAVAWTTTPWTLPANRALMVDPDAEYVVAEISNRRLLIAKARLESVAETLGAPGPTIDRGVRGRDLIGLIFEAPWGNDSRIVDGTPYVSLEEGTGLVHTAPGHGKEDFVVGQRAGLEVASPVDEAGRFTAGAEPFVGRSVLEANDDIIAWLRERGRLLSATTFRHAYPHCWRCHQPVIFRATKQWFMIIDHDGHRDRALEIIDENVRWEPASSRNRIRDAVRLRPDWCLSRQRSWGVGIPALYCEGCEEGWLDAGVVDRAAALTREHGSDVWFERPVTDFVTPGLRCPRCGGSGPFRKETDILDVWFDSGSTHRAIQTTHPELAPPWKQALAGGRVIYFEGPDQHRGWFNSSLMVGVGIERRAPFTDVLTHGWVLDAEGRAMHKSLGNVVSPLKVIDRLGADIVRWWALSTDWRSDVRVGDEILQRVADAYRKIRNTFRFLLGNLHDFDPSLAVPVAEIQRVDQAFAAHLAFRVARMRQDYERHAFHRVADSLLELCTVDLSSVFLDVTKDRLYTLSASDLARRSAQTVLWSALHDLTIAASPLLVFTAEEVWQSHPSLREEQDSVHLAEWPAVRQVEGTEEAWAALNALRAAVNSALEPMRAAKTLATTQEADVRITGPPETIARLEPYRDELAGFLMVARGTLVADSGVSEMQIRAERTSWTRCERCWTHREDVEQRAGGDPLCSRCLTVLQTLPSTAR